The DNA window GACTGAAACAGCTGGTTGCCTTCACTAGGGCATCAGTAGTGATACAGGAACACAGATCATGGGTGCCTTACTTTAAGGTTATGCATTGAAGTCCTTCTATGCTTAGATTTGGCGACATATCCCAAGCAGACCAGGCGTTCCCCAAACATTTTTCCAAAGATTGATTTGATGCAGACTGTTCTATGCTTTCTAAATTAGAGGATGCCCTACAGTTAAAAAATTGAATTATCTGGTGAATTGCTTTATCTGCTTAGCATCCAAGTTACTAGATATAGTCTTCAGAAGTACTAGAATATtgtctttaattaatttttaggTTTGTAATTATCCGAAGAGAGAAGATGATTCAAAAGCACATGGAAAAGCTGAAGGCTAATCCCCGTCTGAATGAAGTAGATGCAGAGTGCCTGCGATGGACTCCATTAGTAGTTTCTAATGCTGCTGTTTCTGAAGAGGAACGAGAAGCTGAAATGGAAGTATGTAGTCTTTATAGTCCCTAATGATGATTTTTGTTCTATTGGTCTATATGTTTTTTAGGAAGGCAACCGTGagatgtttgtttatatttagtaCACCCGCATTTTGAATGTATGGCAAGTCTGAACTGTGTTTGTTAACTTACTCAAATTGATCAGTGTCAGCAGGCATGTAATGTAGTGCAAAATGACCTGAATCAAGTCACTGcactattaatatttttaaatattcaattaaatgGAATCTTCTGTGGTTGCTTTTAATAACTGCTGCAATGAGACCTAAAGCTAATCAAGTTGTAGTCCTTAATCATGGTAATGTTGTTTTAAGTTAGATTAGTGCAGTTTTTTAGATTGATCATGTAAACAGTGTAATGCTTCCCTgatttttatcctttttttttctctcctgaaGGCTGAGCATTTAATGGAACAGGCTAGTTGTTGGGAAAATGAAGAGCAAGAGATGTATTCTCTAAAAATCAACAAAAGACAACCTTCTACGAAAATTCCTTGCAAAAATACATTCTTGCGATCTCCACAGTGCCTCTCAACAATTACAGAACGATCTGCTGATCAATCTAAAGAAGgcagtgaggaggaggatgaggatgataATGAATATGATGCCCAAGCAAGTTCACCACCCATACTGACAAAAGCACATTCAATGCTGAGCTTTAAAAGAAAGGTATGCATAAACTAAAGTGTTCATTGTAGGTAGGCAAATTTGAAACGGAGATATTCCATGTATGTTACACATACTATAACACTATTTTCCATGTTGGTttcttgtgttttggttttgtaaacaaaGGCTATATTTTTAGAGATGCTTGCTGAAAGGTTGACTTTGTATCGATATTTGTTGCAGCTCTTGATTAGAAAGCATATGACTTGACATGCTCATTTAATGAAATTGTGTCATCTTGTGAGTGTAGGACATGTTATCCCTATGTAGTACAGTAGGCCAGACTATGATGTGGCCTACAATATATGTTAAGaagtaaattttttttatttgtggggaataacatgGTTGTAACAGCAGTTTAATTTAAGCTTGTAATGCACCGCCCTCTTGTGTCCAAAATTAGTGCTGCTCATGTCAAACCTAGAATGACTCAAGGACTAGAAAATATCCATATTTTACTGataagcagttttgttttttcgtGACAAAGGAGGCTAGTAGTAGACACATATTAGTACTTCATAAATCTGGGTATGCTTCTGGTAACCATGAGGATAAGGTCATTTTGTAGATAtttgttcctcttttttttttttttttttttttttttttgcctaacacacaaacataaagcaacaaatgtaatattttacaatCCCTAATgcattcttgctttttttttgtttttttttccccagagacCTCCCATCCCCAGAAGAAAAAGGGGTCGTAAACGTAGGCGTATTAACAGTAGTGTTACAACAGAAACTATATCTGAAACAACCGAGGTTCTTCGTGAACCCTTTGAGAACTCTGATGAGGAATGGCCAATGCCCCTACTAGAACCTACATGCCAGAGGGATGGAGAAAATGAAGAAAAGCCAGTCAGAAAAATCTTGAAATACTGTTGTGGCAAGCAGAGGTACATTAAAGCTGAAGAAAATGACAAACATAAATACAGAAGTCAAGTTCAGGAGGAAGGGCAAAATcaaggtattttttgttttcttgtttcttcCTTTCTTGACATTTACCCCCCTGTTTTCCCCAGAATGTTTTTGGCAAGTTTAATTTCAATTGACACCTCTTAGTTGTCAATAGTAACAGTAAAGAATAAGAGTGGATTAGCTGAATTTAACTGTTTTGATaggattttcatttattttcttgttttctgtcAATAATTAGTTTTTTAGTTAAATATAAAGCCGTGTTATTGTAATACCTACTGTCCCTATACTCATGTTAACTGCATTCTGTAATTTACttatttgtgaatgcttttgTCGCCAGTTCAGGAGTTCACTGTTCATTATAAGTACAGATACTTTCAGGACAAAACAGGAGAATACCGTTTTTGtttaagaacatttattttccCTAACATTCTTTGTATTGatatttagtataaataaattGGCTGAATACAAAGTCGGTTACATTTATAATTAAGCATTTCCCAGCTATAATTTGTGTATCAAAAATCACTAGTATTAGCTGAAGGATGAGATACAGTTCTGCCAATATTGTAATACTGACTTTATTAACTTactaaaccattttttttgtgtgcgtATTTGTAGGCCTGCCATCTAGTGGGGCTGTGTTAAAAAAGAATAAGGAAGACAATCCTCAACCTGTGAAGCGTAAAAAAGGTTGGCCAAAAGGAGTAAAGCGAGGTCCTCCTAAGTGGAGGCGCAAGAAGGAAAGAAAGACTGGATTCAAGCTGAATCTGTACACACCCCCTGAAACTCCTATGGAAGCCGACCATCAGGTCTTGTTAGAGGAACAGAAGGAACACCCAGAAAAAGCCTCTGCGATCACAGAGGAAGACGGTGACCTGAGTAAAGAAACTGACCTGTTGGATACTGATCTTGAAAAGTTGCTCTCTGTGTCTCAGAGTCCTGAAGAGGTGCTTTCTAAAACACAGGAAGAGAAATTTGATGTAATAGGGTCTCCTGAAGATACCAACAGTCATGATGAAGGCCAAGAAGGTCCTGATCGTGGAGGTAAGGACCAAGAAGAAACTGAGAATGTAGCTGAACAGCAGGAGGAACCTGCCCCTGCAGGGGAACATGAGGaggaagatgaagatgaagaggaACCAGTGCATAACGAAGATCATGATGCTGATGATGAAGATGACAGCCATGTAGATTCATCAGAGCTAGAAAAGGAAGAGGCTTCTGTCTTGGTATTGAAGGAGCAGCCCGAGTGTCGGCAACCTTTTTTAGACATGAATGTTACAGCCAGTGCTGTGCAAAATGATCATAAGGATGATACTATTGTGAACTGTGGTGGAGATCTTCCAGCTGAtattgataatgataatgatgatgatgatgatgataatgatattGCTGCTGATTCTGAACATGCTGTTGATTCTGAGTGTGAAGGTGAAAATAGTCATGACCCTGACCAAAAGGAAAGTGAAGCATTGAGCCCTGTTATAAAAGATGGTCCCACTGTTTATACAGAAATTGACACTGAAACTGTGCAGGCAGTACAGGCTCTTACCCAAGAAAGTAGTGAGCAGGAAGATACTTTCCAAGACTGTGTGGAAACACAGGAAGCATGTAGGAGCTTGCAAAGTTATACACATATAGACCAAAGCCCTCAAATGACAATAATAGATGACTGCCATCAGTCGGATCATAGCAGTCCCATATCATCAGTCCATTCCCATCCCAGTCAATCGGTTCGTTCTGTGACTAGTCCAGCAGTATCGATTCTAGAAAGCAGCTATACACAAATTAGCCCTGATCAGAATGCCATTTCTGTGCCATTACAAAATATGGAAACCAGTCCAATGATGGATGTCCCTTCTGTTTCAGACCACTCACAGCAAGTTGTAGACAGTGGATTTAGTGATCTTGGCAGTATTGAGAGCACAACTGAAAACTATGAAAATCCTAGCAGCTATGATTCCACACTGGGGAGCAGTATTTGTGGAAATAATTCATCCCAAAATAGCTGCTCGTATAATAACATCTCTTCCAGTAGCCTTACTCAGAACAGCTGTGCTGTGACACAGCAAATGACAAATATTAATGGAAGCTGTAGTATGATGCAACAGAACAGCATTAACTCTCCTCAGAACTGTAGTGTTAAATCTCCACAAGGATGTGTCCTAGAAAGACCAACCAGCATCCAGCAGCAGTTGCCACAGTGTGGCTTGTCTAACAACTTTACATCACCAATGCAACTGACAGATATTTCTGAGTCCACTCCAAATATCGGAATTTATGAAAGGATGGGCCAAAGTGATTATGGTGGTTGTCATTATCCACAGCCATCTGCCACTTTTAGCCTTGCAAAACTACAGCAATTAACCAACACACTTATGGACCATCCATTGCCTTATAATCATTCAGCTTCTGTCACATCCTATGCAAACAGTGTATCTCTATCTTCACAGCTTAGTAACACAGGCCTTGTTTCTTTATCTCAGTCTCCACATTCTGTCCCTGGAGGACACCAAGCACAGGCTACAATGACACCTCCACCTAACCTTACCCCACCCCCAATGAATCTTCCTCCTCAACTACTGCAGCGTAACATGGCAGCTCCAAACATGGGACTCCCACCCTCCCAGAGACTTCAGACTTCAATGCCAGGCAAAAGTCATGTTTCAATGCGCTCTAAATCAGCTCCTTTGTCACCTCATCAGCAACAGATGTATGGAAGGGCCTCGCAGACTGTAGCCATGCAGGCACCTGCAAGGACACTAGCCATGCCTCGAATGAATATGGGTGTAAACCTAATGCCTGCGCCAGCTTACAATGTCAACTCTATGAACATGAATATGAACACTCTGAATGCTATGAATGGGTACAGGATGTCTCAACCAATGATGAACAGTGGCTACCATGGAAACCATGCGTACATGAATCAAACAGCACAGTACCCTATGCAGATGGGAATGATGGGAACTCAGCCATACCCCCAGCAGCCCATGCAGGGCCCACCACACAGCAACATGATGTACACTCCACCAGGCCACCATGGTTACATGAACACAGGCATGTCAAAACAATCTTTAAATGGATCCTTCATGAGGCGTTAAATGTACCAtgttatttactatttataagtGCATTTCATCTCAAAATGCACAACTATGCCTAGAGCATCACTTTTTGAAAACCAGCACTTGGTGTGAATGCAAAAAAAGTCTTTgtgaaggcattttttttttttttttttttttttaaatagaaagccTTACATCATCAAATAATGATGACTTTTCTTTGTTGATTTCATATGTTATACTCCTTTGATGAATGAAGCCTAAGTTATTAAATTGTGGCAAAGAAGGCTTCAGCAGTTGGACTGCATTTGTGTGGCAGACCTATGTAATGAAGCTATTTAATGTGCCTGCTACAACTGTAAGATTTTTGGACATTACAGCCTTTTAAAGAAAACTATCCAGAAGTTCTGAGTTTGTGTTCCATTCTTCTGCCTTTATATATTTAAGTTattgtaaaattaattttattatttttttgtttgtattgtggtATGGTGACACATAGCATGCTACAAAGTCTTTGTTAGTGACAGTGCATAAGATTGTACTGTACAAGTGCTGTGCTTAATAGCaagccatttttaaaatgattggcCTTGGATTAGGTTTCCCCAGTATGGGAGTAAGATGAaactatatttttgttattt is part of the Polyodon spathula isolate WHYD16114869_AA chromosome 13, ASM1765450v1, whole genome shotgun sequence genome and encodes:
- the LOC121325412 gene encoding histone acetyltransferase KAT6B-like isoform X3, coding for MVKLANPLYTKWILEAIQKVKRQKQRPSEERICHAVSASHGLDKKAVLEQLELSVLDGSILKVTNKGCASYKDPDNPGRISPLKSATFPISLKGSIRATGDLRNVDWNKILKRAIEGLDDLNGSSLKNIEKYLRSQDDLSNVIDSPVFQQRLRLAAKRAVNNGRLFKDGPLYRMNYGSVERMGSKYTCASTSLLPSVTLLPHEKDQLRADPIPICSFCLGTKESNRDKTPEELLSCADCGSSGHPTCLKFSPELTINVKALRWQCIECKTCSACRIQGKNAEDMLFCDSCDRGFHMECCNPPLSRMPKGLWICQVCRPKERGKRLLHKRAAQIKRRYAKPIGRPQNKLRQRTLCATTGEGSMIALAGRGSPADSEGTKHFKQENTDMGVASTKENVTTEDLEMFKQAQELSMQKTECASLVDPGRYPAVIEFGKYEIHTWYSSPYPQEYSRLQKLYLCEFCLKYMKSKNILQRHSKKCGWFHPPANEIYRKDNLSVFEVDGNVSKIFCQNLCLLAKLFLDHKTLYYDVEPFLFYVLTKNDEKGCHLVGYFSKEKLCQQKYNVSCIMIMPQCQRQGFGRFLIDFSYHLSRREGQAGSPEKPLSDLGRLSYLAYWKSVILEYLYCHKDKNISIKGISRATGMCPHDIATTLQQLNMIDKQDGRFVIIRREKMIQKHMEKLKANPRLNEVDAECLRWTPLVVSNAAVSEEEREAEMEAEHLMEQASCWENEEQEMYSLKINKRQPSTKIPCKNTFLRSPQCLSTITERSADQSKEGSEEEDEDDNEYDAQASSPPILTKAHSMLSFKRKRPPIPRRKRGRKRRRINSSVTTETISETTEVLREPFENSDEEWPMPLLEPTCQRDGENEEKPVRKILKYCCGKQRYIKAEENDKHKYRSQVQEEGQNQGLPSSGAVLKKNKEDNPQPVKRKKGWPKGVKRGPPKWRRKKERKTGFKLNLYTPPETPMEADHQVLLEEQKEHPEKASAITEEDGDLSKETDLLDTDLEKLLSVSQSPEEVLSKTQEEKFDVIGSPEDTNSHDEGQEGPDRGGKDQEETENVAEQQEEPAPAGEHEEEDEDEEEPVHNEDHDADDEDDSHVDSSELEKEEASVLVLKEQPECRQPFLDMNVTASAVQNDHKDDTIVNCGGDLPADIDNDNDDDDDDNDIAADSEHAVDSECEGENSHDPDQKESEALSPVIKDGPTVYTEIDTETVQAVQALTQESSEQEDTFQDCVETQEACRSLQSYTHIDQSPQMTIIDDCHQSDHSSPISSVHSHPSQSVRSVTSPAVSILESSYTQISPDQNAISVPLQNMETSPMMDVPSVSDHSQQVVDSGFSDLGSIESTTENYENPSSYDSTLGSSICGNNSSQNSCSYNNISSSSLTQNSCAVTQQMTNINGSCSMMQQNSINSPQNCSVKSPQGCVLERPTSIQQQLPQCGLSNNFTSPMQLTDISESTPNIGIYERMGQSDYGGCHYPQPSATFSLAKLQQLTNTLMDHPLPYNHSASVTSYANSVSLSSQLSNTGLVSLSQSPHSVPGGHQAQATMTPPPNLTPPPMNLPPQLLQRNMAAPNMGLPPSQRLQTSMPGKSHVSMRSKSAPLSPHQQQMYGRASQTVAMQAPARTLAMPRMNMGVNLMPAPAYNVNSMNMNMNTLNAMNGYRMSQPMMNSGYHGNHAYMNQTAQYPMQMGMMGTQPYPQQPMQGPPHSNMMYTPPGHHGYMNTGMSKQSLNGSFMRR
- the LOC121325412 gene encoding histone acetyltransferase KAT6B-like isoform X2 translates to MVKLANPLYTKWILEAIQKVKRQKQRPSEERICHAVSASHGLDKKAVLEQLELSVLDGSILKVTNKGCASYKDPDNPGRISPLKSATFPISLKGSIRATGDLRNVDWNKILKRAIEGLDDLNGSSLKNIEKYLRSQDDLSNVIDSPVFQQRLRLAAKRAVNNGRLFKDGPLYRMNYGSVERMGSKYTCASTSLLPSVTLLPHEKDQLRADPIPICSFCLGTKESNRDKTPEELLSCADCGSSGHPTCLKFSPELTINVKALRWQCIECKTCSACRIQGKNAEDMLFCDSCDRGFHMECCNPPLSRMPKGLWICQVCRPKERGKRLLHKRAAQIKRRYAKPIGRPQNKLRQRTLCATTGEGSMIALAGRGSPGRGQKIKVCTTPSSGHAASVKDSSSRLAVTDPSRAGDTTKLTTTTTSFTSTSTFSKLKVNKKTKGLIDGLTKFFTPSPVGRRSRGQILDFSKHYRPRKKGPQKLSCTSHSSTMGTGTTQKLTLCALPPPPPLPGNSPSSQKSNNSTSANSPQSSSSLSSVPSFSSLSNNNQLKGLFDGLSHIYTTQGQSRKKGHPSYAPPKRMRRKPDLSSTSKSCPQLHGKKDSKNRLVSHSSSSGWGISRGHAFKTVHFRRTSFLKKHRMLGRLKYKVTPQKGTPSPGKGSLADGRIKPDQDHDSEGTKHFKQENTDMGVASTKENVTTEDLEMFKQAQELSMQKTECASLVDPGRYPAVIEFGKYEIHTWYSSPYPQEYSRLQKLYLCEFCLKYMKSKNILQRHSKKCGWFHPPANEIYRKDNLSVFEVDGNVSKIFCQNLCLLAKLFLDHKTLYYDVEPFLFYVLTKNDEKGCHLVGYFSKEKLCQQKYNVSCIMIMPQCQRQGFGRFLIDFSYHLSRREGQAGSPEKPLSDLGRLSYLAYWKSVILEYLYCHKDKNISIKGISRATGMCPHDIATTLQQLNMIDKQDGRFVIIRREKMIQKHMEKLKANPRLNEVDAECLRWTPLVVSNAAVSEEEREAEMEAEHLMEQASCWENEEQEMYSLKINKRQPSTKIPCKNTFLRSPQCLSTITERSADQSKEGSEEEDEDDNEYDAQASSPPILTKAHSMLSFKRKRPPIPRRKRGRKRRRINSSVTTETISETTEVLREPFENSDEEWPMPLLEPTCQRDGENEEKPVRKILKYCCGKQRYIKAEENDKHKYRSQVQEEGQNQGLPSSGAVLKKNKEDNPQPVKRKKGWPKGVKRGPPKWRRKKERKTGFKLNLYTPPETPMEADHQVLLEEQKEHPEKASAITEEDGDLSKETDLLDTDLEKLLSVSQSPEEVLSKTQEEKFDVIGSPEDTNSHDEGQEGPDRGGKDQEETENVAEQQEEPAPAGEHEEEDEDEEEPVHNEDHDADDEDDSHVDSSELEKEEASVLVLKEQPECRQPFLDMNVTASAVQNDHKDDTIVNCGGDLPADIDNDNDDDDDDNDIAADSEHAVDSECEGENSHDPDQKESEALSPVIKDGPTVYTEIDTETVQAVQALTQESSEQEDTFQDCVETQEACRSLQSYTHIDQSPQMTIIDDCHQSDHSSPISSVHSHPSQSVRSVTSPAVSILESSYTQISPDQNAISVPLQNMETSPMMDVPSVSDHSQQVVDSGFSDLGSIESTTENYENPSSYDSTLGSSICGNNSSQNSCSYNNISSSSLTQNSCAVTQQMTNINGSCSMMQQNSINSPQNCSVKSPQGCVLERPTSIQQQLPQCGLSNNFTSPMQLTDISESTPNIGIYERMGQSDYGGCHYPQPSATFSLAKLQQLTNTLMDHPLPYNHSASVTSYANSVSLSSQLSNTGLVSLSQSPHSVPGGHQAQATMTPPPNLTPPPMNLPPQLLQRNMAAPNMGLPPSQRLQTSMPGKSHVSMRSKSAPLSPHQQQMYGRASQTVAMQAPARTLAMPRMNMGVNLMPAPAYNVNSMNMNMNTLNAMNGYRMSQPMMNSGYHGNHAYMNQTAQYPMQMGMMGTQPYPQQPMQGPPHSNMMYTPPGHHGYMNTGMSKQSLNGSFMRR
- the LOC121325412 gene encoding histone acetyltransferase KAT6B-like isoform X1, whose amino-acid sequence is MVKLANPLYTKWILEAIQKVKRQKQRPSEERICHAVSASHGLDKKAVLEQLELSVLDGSILKVTNKGCASYKDPDNPGRISPLKSATFPISLKGSIRATGDLRNVDWNKILKRAIEGLDDLNGSSLKNIEKYLRSQDDLSNVIDSPVFQQRLRLAAKRAVNNGRLFKDGPLYRMNYGSVERMGSKYTCASTSLLPSVTLLPHEKDQLRADPIPICSFCLGTKESNRDKTPEELLSCADCGSSGHPTCLKFSPELTINVKALRWQCIECKTCSACRIQGKNAEDMLFCDSCDRGFHMECCNPPLSRMPKGLWICQVCRPKERGKRLLHKRAAQIKRRYAKPIGRPQNKLRQRTLCATTGEGSMIALAGRGSPGRGQKIKVCTTPSSGHAASVKDSSSRLAVTDPSRAGDTTKLTTTTTSFTSTSTFSKLKVNKKTKGLIDGLTKFFTPSPVGRRSRGQILDFSKHYRPRKKGPQKLSCTSHSSTMGTGTTQKLTLCALPPPPPLPGNSPSSQKSNNSTSANSPQSSSSLSSVPSFSSLSNNNQLKGLFDGLSHIYTTQGQSRKKGHPSYAPPKRMRRKPDLSSTSKSCPQLHGKKDSKNRLVSHSSSSGWGISRGHAFKTVHFRRTSFLKKHRMLGRLKYKVTPQKGTPSPGKGSLADGRIKPDQDHADSEGTKHFKQENTDMGVASTKENVTTEDLEMFKQAQELSMQKTECASLVDPGRYPAVIEFGKYEIHTWYSSPYPQEYSRLQKLYLCEFCLKYMKSKNILQRHSKKCGWFHPPANEIYRKDNLSVFEVDGNVSKIFCQNLCLLAKLFLDHKTLYYDVEPFLFYVLTKNDEKGCHLVGYFSKEKLCQQKYNVSCIMIMPQCQRQGFGRFLIDFSYHLSRREGQAGSPEKPLSDLGRLSYLAYWKSVILEYLYCHKDKNISIKGISRATGMCPHDIATTLQQLNMIDKQDGRFVIIRREKMIQKHMEKLKANPRLNEVDAECLRWTPLVVSNAAVSEEEREAEMEAEHLMEQASCWENEEQEMYSLKINKRQPSTKIPCKNTFLRSPQCLSTITERSADQSKEGSEEEDEDDNEYDAQASSPPILTKAHSMLSFKRKRPPIPRRKRGRKRRRINSSVTTETISETTEVLREPFENSDEEWPMPLLEPTCQRDGENEEKPVRKILKYCCGKQRYIKAEENDKHKYRSQVQEEGQNQGLPSSGAVLKKNKEDNPQPVKRKKGWPKGVKRGPPKWRRKKERKTGFKLNLYTPPETPMEADHQVLLEEQKEHPEKASAITEEDGDLSKETDLLDTDLEKLLSVSQSPEEVLSKTQEEKFDVIGSPEDTNSHDEGQEGPDRGGKDQEETENVAEQQEEPAPAGEHEEEDEDEEEPVHNEDHDADDEDDSHVDSSELEKEEASVLVLKEQPECRQPFLDMNVTASAVQNDHKDDTIVNCGGDLPADIDNDNDDDDDDNDIAADSEHAVDSECEGENSHDPDQKESEALSPVIKDGPTVYTEIDTETVQAVQALTQESSEQEDTFQDCVETQEACRSLQSYTHIDQSPQMTIIDDCHQSDHSSPISSVHSHPSQSVRSVTSPAVSILESSYTQISPDQNAISVPLQNMETSPMMDVPSVSDHSQQVVDSGFSDLGSIESTTENYENPSSYDSTLGSSICGNNSSQNSCSYNNISSSSLTQNSCAVTQQMTNINGSCSMMQQNSINSPQNCSVKSPQGCVLERPTSIQQQLPQCGLSNNFTSPMQLTDISESTPNIGIYERMGQSDYGGCHYPQPSATFSLAKLQQLTNTLMDHPLPYNHSASVTSYANSVSLSSQLSNTGLVSLSQSPHSVPGGHQAQATMTPPPNLTPPPMNLPPQLLQRNMAAPNMGLPPSQRLQTSMPGKSHVSMRSKSAPLSPHQQQMYGRASQTVAMQAPARTLAMPRMNMGVNLMPAPAYNVNSMNMNMNTLNAMNGYRMSQPMMNSGYHGNHAYMNQTAQYPMQMGMMGTQPYPQQPMQGPPHSNMMYTPPGHHGYMNTGMSKQSLNGSFMRR